The following coding sequences lie in one Clupea harengus chromosome 23, Ch_v2.0.2, whole genome shotgun sequence genomic window:
- the tbc1d12b gene encoding TBC1 domain family member 12 isoform X3 has product MENAENGASQMTLSTDVNENTETGISLSGLTIDAFDRNVSSDRGVYKGCSEGKKDSDEGNSEYATDRGAGGLRGGVECGDTGSTMLGFVAKGTSGGTKNNCVTSDRHIDSSLNQVTESARQSMVESTAGGRGTSAGSPSGVADVADCQPDTDEAHPRDFSGTVGKPKCSTEQDMQKDTSNSKEELYGTSHLSPSCDGHEHQQICRCQASQPEPLTLRNGSMNGTKQLPPVSDSCSEFQREPIEKVGNVKMANGEVMSTENREGSEAQSTQSLGTEACLSNPPVENPLPFSVLQSSRTECRASASCTGEPLKEDSDVFDDSYSSPSRQIHGVDPVPSVELTIESDTETTIRPQSLKSITNSTHFLSCDSTPLSPEKSNAFLRPGVERDLNFMDVNLNSRNTYEISRRQSAPDNMPGATSVPSPVASDQMAKQKKQGISDFFGRGLFSKKQCEQHSAPGWKLFGKVPPRENCPKDSRTIQQEYEAKRVQTGHSPPSQAAHCVAGRRKNLEFEPLSTTALILEDRPANLPAKSTEEAQRHRHEYDEMVAEAKKRELKEAQRKKKMMKERIKQEESIASAMVAWNNEILPNWESMRGTRRVRELWWQGLPPNVRGKVWSLAVGNELNITPELYEIFLSRAKERWRIFSETGSETETEAESGADRESSLEVIKLDISRTFPSLFIFQKGGPYHDVLHSILGAYTCYRPDVGYVQGMSFIAAVLILNLEEPDAFIAFANLLNKPCQLAFFRVDHELMMKYFASFEVFFEENLPRLFNHFKSCSLTPDLYLIDWIFTLYSRPLPLDVACRVWDVFCRDGEEFLFRTGLGILRLFEDVLLQMDFIHMAQFLTRLPEDLPSDALFSCIAATQMLSGNRKWAQVFLALMKDSKDAEKTSSPALKSS; this is encoded by the exons ATGGAAAATGCCGAGAATGGAGCCTCGCAAATGACATTGTCAACTGATGTAAACGAAAACACGGAAAcgggtatctctctctctggactaACTATCGATGCCTTTGACCGCAACGTTAGTAGTGACAGGGGCGTTTACAAGGGCTGCTCTGAAGGCAAGAAGGATTCAGATGAAGGAAATTCAGAATATGCCACTGATCGTGGTGCAGGGGGACTTCGTGGAGGGGTTGAGTGTGGTGACACTGGAAGTACAATGCTTGGCTTCGTAGCAAAAGGCACATCTGGTGGAACTAAAAACAATTGTGTCACCTCAGACCGACACATCGACTCTTCTTTGAACCAGGTTACCGAGTCAGCGAGACAGTCAATGGTTGAATCAACAGCCGGGGGTCGGGGTACTTCAGCAGGAAGCCCGTCTGGCGTTGCTGATGTTGCAGACTGTCAACCGGACACAGACGAGGCTCACCCTCGGGACTTTTCTGGGACTGTGGGGAAACCCAAGTGTAGCACGGAGCAGGATATGCAAAAAGACACCTCAAACTCTAAAGAGGAGCTTTACGGCACATCGCACTTGTCACCGTCGTGTGATGGACACGAGCATCAGCAGATTTGCCGGTGCCAGGCCTCACAACCTGAGCCGCTGACGCTACGCAATGGGAGCATGAACGGCACCAAACAGCTCCCCCCTGTCAGTGATTCATGCAGCGAATTTCAGAGGGAGCCTATAGAAAAAGTAGGTAACGTTAAAATGGCTAACGGAGAAGTTATGTCAACGGAGAACAGGGAAGGGTCGGAGGCCCAATCGACACAATCTCTAGGAACTGAGGCATGTCTATCAAATCCGCCGGTGGAAAATCCCTTGCCCTTTTCAGTGCTGCAAAGCAGCCGCACTGAATGCAGGGCCTCGGCGTCCTGCACCGGCGAACCGCTGAAAGAAGACAGTGATGTGTTTGACGATTCATACTCTTCTCCATCACGCCAGATTCACGGGGTTGACCCAGTCCCCAGTGTTGAATTGACCATAGAGTCTGATACGGAAACTACCATTAGGCCACAGTCTCTGAAATCTATCACCAACAGCACGCACTTTCTAAGCTGCGATTCCACTCCGCTGAGCCCAGAGAAGAGCAACGCTTTCCTGCGACCCGGTGTGGAGCGGGACCTAAATTTCATGGATGTCAATCTGAACTCTAGGAACACATATGAAATCAGTCGACGCCAGAGCGCCCCCGACAACATGCCGGGGGCGACAAGTGTCCCCTCGCCCGTTGCTTCCGATCAGATGGCAAAACAGAAAAAGCAGGGCATCTCTGATTTCTTTGGCAG GGGCTTGTTTTCAAAGAAGCAGTGCGAGCAGCACAGTGCTCCAGGCTGGAAGCTCTTTGGAAAGGTTCCCCCCAGAGAGAACTGCCCAAAGGATTCCAGAACTATTCAGCAG GAGTACGAGGCCAAAAGGGTTCAGACGGgtcactctcctccctctcaggcGGCCCACTGCGTAGCGGGCCGCCGCAAGAACCTGGAGTTTGAGCCGCTCTCCACCACCGCACTTATACTGGAGGACAGACCAGC GAACCTTCCGGCAAAATCCACTGAGGAGGCCCAACGGCATAGGCACGAGTACGATGAGATGGTGGCCGAGGCCAAAAAAAGGG AGCTGAAGGAGgcccagaggaagaagaagatgatgaaggagcgcatcaaacaggaagagagCATCGCCAGTGCCATGGTGGCCTGGAACAACGAGATCCTGCCCAACTGGGAGAGCAT GCGTGGCACCCGCCGCGTGAGGGAGCTTTGGTGGCAGGGTCTGCCACCCAACGTCCGCGGCAAAGTCTGGAGCCTGGCAGTCGGGAACGAGCTCAACATCACTCCCG AGCTGTATGAGATCTTCCTCTCCAGGGCCAAGGAACGATGGAGGATTTTCAGTGAAACAGGCtcggagacggagacagagg CAGAGTCGGGGGCGGACCGAGAGTCCAGTCTGGAGGTGATCAAGCTGGACATATCACGCACTTTCCCCTCCTTGTTCATCTTCCAGAAG GGCGGGCCATACCATGATGTCCTGCACAGTATCTTGGGGGCGTACACCTGTTACAGGCCAGACGTGGGATAC gtCCAGGGAATGTCCTTCATTGCTGCTGTGTTGATCCTCAACCTGGAAGAGCCTGACGCCTTCATCGCCTTCGCAAACCTCCTTAACAAGCCCTGCCAGCTGGCCTTCTTCAGGGTGGACCATGAACTG aTGATGAAGTACTTTGCTTCATTTGAGGTGTTCTTTGAGGAGAACCTCCCCCGGCTGTTTAACCACTTCAAGAGCTGCAGCCTCACCCCAGACCTCTACCTGATAGACTG GATCTTCACGCTCTACAGCCGTCCTCTCCCGCTGGACGTGGCGTGCCGCGTGTGGGACGTGTTCTGCCGGGACGGCGAGGAGTTCCTGTTCCGGACGGGCCTGGGTATCCTGCGTCTCTTTGAGGACGTGCTGCTACAGATGGACTTCATCCACATGGCGCAGTTTCTCACGCGCCTGCCTGAGGACCTGCCCTCCGACGCCCTCTTCTCCTGCATCGCCGCCACGCAGATGCTAAGTGGCAACAGGAAGTGGGCACAG GTCTTCCTCGCGCTCATGAAGGACAGCAAAGACGCAGAGAAGACCAGCAGTCCCGCACTCAAAAGCTCCTAA
- the tbc1d12b gene encoding TBC1 domain family member 12 isoform X2: MENAENGASQMTLSTDVNENTETGISLSGLTIDAFDRNVSSDRGVYKGCSEGKKDSDEGNSEYATDRGAGGLRGGVECGDTGSTMLGFVAKGTSGGTKNNCVTSDRHIDSSLNQVTESARQSMVESTAGGRGTSAGSPSGVADVADCQPDTDEAHPRDFSGTVGKPKCSTEQDMQKDTSNSKEELYGTSHLSPSCDGHEHQQICRCQASQPEPLTLRNGSMNGTKQLPPVSDSCSEFQREPIEKVGNVKMANGEVMSTENREGSEAQSTQSLGTEACLSNPPVENPLPFSVLQSSRTECRASASCTGEPLKEDSDVFDDSYSSPSRQIHGVDPVPSVELTIESDTETTIRPQSLKSITNSTHFLSCDSTPLSPEKSNAFLRPGVERDLNFMDVNLNSRNTYEISRRQSAPDNMPGATSVPSPVASDQMAKQKKQGISDFFGRGLFSKKQCEQHSAPGWKLFGKVPPRENCPKDSRTIQQDSNQGSLTSVSTPSLLGPAEYEAKRVQTGHSPPSQAAHCVAGRRKNLEFEPLSTTALILEDRPANLPAKSTEEAQRHRHEYDEMVAEAKKRELKEAQRKKKMMKERIKQEESIASAMVAWNNEILPNWESMRGTRRVRELWWQGLPPNVRGKVWSLAVGNELNITPELYEIFLSRAKERWRIFSETGSETETEESGADRESSLEVIKLDISRTFPSLFIFQKGGPYHDVLHSILGAYTCYRPDVGYVQGMSFIAAVLILNLEEPDAFIAFANLLNKPCQLAFFRVDHELMMKYFASFEVFFEENLPRLFNHFKSCSLTPDLYLIDWIFTLYSRPLPLDVACRVWDVFCRDGEEFLFRTGLGILRLFEDVLLQMDFIHMAQFLTRLPEDLPSDALFSCIAATQMLSGNRKWAQVFLALMKDSKDAEKTSSPALKSS; this comes from the exons ATGGAAAATGCCGAGAATGGAGCCTCGCAAATGACATTGTCAACTGATGTAAACGAAAACACGGAAAcgggtatctctctctctggactaACTATCGATGCCTTTGACCGCAACGTTAGTAGTGACAGGGGCGTTTACAAGGGCTGCTCTGAAGGCAAGAAGGATTCAGATGAAGGAAATTCAGAATATGCCACTGATCGTGGTGCAGGGGGACTTCGTGGAGGGGTTGAGTGTGGTGACACTGGAAGTACAATGCTTGGCTTCGTAGCAAAAGGCACATCTGGTGGAACTAAAAACAATTGTGTCACCTCAGACCGACACATCGACTCTTCTTTGAACCAGGTTACCGAGTCAGCGAGACAGTCAATGGTTGAATCAACAGCCGGGGGTCGGGGTACTTCAGCAGGAAGCCCGTCTGGCGTTGCTGATGTTGCAGACTGTCAACCGGACACAGACGAGGCTCACCCTCGGGACTTTTCTGGGACTGTGGGGAAACCCAAGTGTAGCACGGAGCAGGATATGCAAAAAGACACCTCAAACTCTAAAGAGGAGCTTTACGGCACATCGCACTTGTCACCGTCGTGTGATGGACACGAGCATCAGCAGATTTGCCGGTGCCAGGCCTCACAACCTGAGCCGCTGACGCTACGCAATGGGAGCATGAACGGCACCAAACAGCTCCCCCCTGTCAGTGATTCATGCAGCGAATTTCAGAGGGAGCCTATAGAAAAAGTAGGTAACGTTAAAATGGCTAACGGAGAAGTTATGTCAACGGAGAACAGGGAAGGGTCGGAGGCCCAATCGACACAATCTCTAGGAACTGAGGCATGTCTATCAAATCCGCCGGTGGAAAATCCCTTGCCCTTTTCAGTGCTGCAAAGCAGCCGCACTGAATGCAGGGCCTCGGCGTCCTGCACCGGCGAACCGCTGAAAGAAGACAGTGATGTGTTTGACGATTCATACTCTTCTCCATCACGCCAGATTCACGGGGTTGACCCAGTCCCCAGTGTTGAATTGACCATAGAGTCTGATACGGAAACTACCATTAGGCCACAGTCTCTGAAATCTATCACCAACAGCACGCACTTTCTAAGCTGCGATTCCACTCCGCTGAGCCCAGAGAAGAGCAACGCTTTCCTGCGACCCGGTGTGGAGCGGGACCTAAATTTCATGGATGTCAATCTGAACTCTAGGAACACATATGAAATCAGTCGACGCCAGAGCGCCCCCGACAACATGCCGGGGGCGACAAGTGTCCCCTCGCCCGTTGCTTCCGATCAGATGGCAAAACAGAAAAAGCAGGGCATCTCTGATTTCTTTGGCAG GGGCTTGTTTTCAAAGAAGCAGTGCGAGCAGCACAGTGCTCCAGGCTGGAAGCTCTTTGGAAAGGTTCCCCCCAGAGAGAACTGCCCAAAGGATTCCAGAACTATTCAGCAG gaCAGTAACCAGGGCAGCCTAACATCTGTTTCCACACCCAGTCTCTTAGGCCCGGCG GAGTACGAGGCCAAAAGGGTTCAGACGGgtcactctcctccctctcaggcGGCCCACTGCGTAGCGGGCCGCCGCAAGAACCTGGAGTTTGAGCCGCTCTCCACCACCGCACTTATACTGGAGGACAGACCAGC GAACCTTCCGGCAAAATCCACTGAGGAGGCCCAACGGCATAGGCACGAGTACGATGAGATGGTGGCCGAGGCCAAAAAAAGGG AGCTGAAGGAGgcccagaggaagaagaagatgatgaaggagcgcatcaaacaggaagagagCATCGCCAGTGCCATGGTGGCCTGGAACAACGAGATCCTGCCCAACTGGGAGAGCAT GCGTGGCACCCGCCGCGTGAGGGAGCTTTGGTGGCAGGGTCTGCCACCCAACGTCCGCGGCAAAGTCTGGAGCCTGGCAGTCGGGAACGAGCTCAACATCACTCCCG AGCTGTATGAGATCTTCCTCTCCAGGGCCAAGGAACGATGGAGGATTTTCAGTGAAACAGGCtcggagacggagacagagg AGTCGGGGGCGGACCGAGAGTCCAGTCTGGAGGTGATCAAGCTGGACATATCACGCACTTTCCCCTCCTTGTTCATCTTCCAGAAG GGCGGGCCATACCATGATGTCCTGCACAGTATCTTGGGGGCGTACACCTGTTACAGGCCAGACGTGGGATAC gtCCAGGGAATGTCCTTCATTGCTGCTGTGTTGATCCTCAACCTGGAAGAGCCTGACGCCTTCATCGCCTTCGCAAACCTCCTTAACAAGCCCTGCCAGCTGGCCTTCTTCAGGGTGGACCATGAACTG aTGATGAAGTACTTTGCTTCATTTGAGGTGTTCTTTGAGGAGAACCTCCCCCGGCTGTTTAACCACTTCAAGAGCTGCAGCCTCACCCCAGACCTCTACCTGATAGACTG GATCTTCACGCTCTACAGCCGTCCTCTCCCGCTGGACGTGGCGTGCCGCGTGTGGGACGTGTTCTGCCGGGACGGCGAGGAGTTCCTGTTCCGGACGGGCCTGGGTATCCTGCGTCTCTTTGAGGACGTGCTGCTACAGATGGACTTCATCCACATGGCGCAGTTTCTCACGCGCCTGCCTGAGGACCTGCCCTCCGACGCCCTCTTCTCCTGCATCGCCGCCACGCAGATGCTAAGTGGCAACAGGAAGTGGGCACAG GTCTTCCTCGCGCTCATGAAGGACAGCAAAGACGCAGAGAAGACCAGCAGTCCCGCACTCAAAAGCTCCTAA
- the LOC105891178 gene encoding D(5)-like dopamine receptor, with protein sequence MKTVGNESYVDAKGPETDSSGVRAALTGCILLILIVSTLLGNTLVCVAVIKFRHLRSKVTNFFVISLAVSDLFVAVLVMPWKAMSEVAGCWLFGDFCETWIAFDIMCSTASILNLCIISVDRYWAISSPFRYERKMTQRVAFTMISVAWTLSILISFIPVQLSWHKVDDEYAVEINECNATLNKTYAIASSLISFYIPVVIMIGTYTRIFRIAQIQIRRISSLERAVEHAQNHPQIPDCANENSLKTTFKKETKVLKTLSIIMGVFVFCWLPFFVLNCIVPFCDMSDQSESPCVSDTTFNIFVWFGWANSSLNPVIYAFNADFRRAFSSILGCNRLCPTSAVEAVNFSNELASYHHDTTLQKDAPIVSNIQRLAIVPIHGENVDQPFDKVSVLSNNSCNTRNLLLPAIMQIECEAEISLDMMPFNSTGLNECYVMPGQVEE encoded by the coding sequence ATGAAAACAGTTGGAAATGAGAGTTACGTTGATGCTAAAGGTCCTGAAACGGACAGCTCCGGAGTGCGCGCAGCGCTCACCGGCTGCATCCTCCTTATCTTGATAGTTTCAACATTGCTGGGGAacacgcttgtgtgtgttgcagtaattAAATTCCGACACCTGCGGTCCAAAGTCACCAACTTCTTCGTCATATCCCTTGCTGTGTCCGACCTCTTTGTCGCCGTCCTCGTGATGCCGTGGAAAGCCATGTCTGAGGTGGCAGGTTGTTGGCTATTCGGCGACTTTTGCGAAACTTGGATCGCCTTCGACATCATGTGCTCAACGGCTTCTATTCTCAACCTCTGTATAATAAGTGTGGATAGGTACTGGGCTATCTCAAGCCCCTTTCGGTATGAACGTAAAATGACTCAACGCGTTGCTTTTACCATGATCAGTGTGGCGTGGACTTTATCCATCCTCATCTCCTTCATCCCGGTCCAGCTGAGCTGGCACAAAGTCGACGACGAGTACGCAGTCGAGATCAACGAGTGCAACGCCACTTTGAACAAGACCTACGCTATAGCTTCGTCGCTGATAAGTTTTTATATCCCCGTTGTGATCATGATTGGCACATACACCCGAATTTTTCGAATTGCGCAAATCCAAATCAGGAGGATATCGTCGTTGGAGAGAGCTGTTGAGCACGCCCAAAATCACCCCCAAATCCCAGACTGCGCAAACGAAAACTCCCTGAAAACCACGTTTAAGAAGGAGACCAAGGTTTTAAAAACCCTCTCCATAATCAtgggtgtatttgtattttgctgGTTGCCTTTCTTCGTACTCAATTGCATAGTTCCATTTTGTGATATGAGTGACCAGTCGGAGTCGCCGTGCGTAAGTGACACCACTTTCAACATTTTCGTCTGGTTCGGATGGGCTAATTCCTCTCTGAATCCCGTCATATACGCCTTCAATGCAGATTTCAGGAGGGCCTTTTCGAGTATACTTGGATGCAACAGGTTATGCCCCACATCAGCAGTCGAGGCTGTGAATTTTAGCAACGAGTTGGCTTCTTACCACCATGACACCACTCTCCAGAAAGACGCACCGATAGTGTCCAACATTCAACGTTTAGCTATTGTCCCAATCCACGGAGAAAACGTGGACCAACCGTTTGACAAAGTCTCTGTTCTGTCAAATAATTCGTGTAATACCAGAAATCTTTTGTTACCGGCAATCATGCAAATTGAGTGTGAAGCTGAAATCTCTTTGGATATGATGCCTTTCAATTCGACTGGACTAAACGAATGCTATGTTATGCCTGGACAAGTAGAAGAGTAA
- the tbc1d12b gene encoding TBC1 domain family member 12 isoform X1: MENAENGASQMTLSTDVNENTETGISLSGLTIDAFDRNVSSDRGVYKGCSEGKKDSDEGNSEYATDRGAGGLRGGVECGDTGSTMLGFVAKGTSGGTKNNCVTSDRHIDSSLNQVTESARQSMVESTAGGRGTSAGSPSGVADVADCQPDTDEAHPRDFSGTVGKPKCSTEQDMQKDTSNSKEELYGTSHLSPSCDGHEHQQICRCQASQPEPLTLRNGSMNGTKQLPPVSDSCSEFQREPIEKVGNVKMANGEVMSTENREGSEAQSTQSLGTEACLSNPPVENPLPFSVLQSSRTECRASASCTGEPLKEDSDVFDDSYSSPSRQIHGVDPVPSVELTIESDTETTIRPQSLKSITNSTHFLSCDSTPLSPEKSNAFLRPGVERDLNFMDVNLNSRNTYEISRRQSAPDNMPGATSVPSPVASDQMAKQKKQGISDFFGRGLFSKKQCEQHSAPGWKLFGKVPPRENCPKDSRTIQQDSNQGSLTSVSTPSLLGPAEYEAKRVQTGHSPPSQAAHCVAGRRKNLEFEPLSTTALILEDRPANLPAKSTEEAQRHRHEYDEMVAEAKKRELKEAQRKKKMMKERIKQEESIASAMVAWNNEILPNWESMRGTRRVRELWWQGLPPNVRGKVWSLAVGNELNITPELYEIFLSRAKERWRIFSETGSETETEAESGADRESSLEVIKLDISRTFPSLFIFQKGGPYHDVLHSILGAYTCYRPDVGYVQGMSFIAAVLILNLEEPDAFIAFANLLNKPCQLAFFRVDHELMMKYFASFEVFFEENLPRLFNHFKSCSLTPDLYLIDWIFTLYSRPLPLDVACRVWDVFCRDGEEFLFRTGLGILRLFEDVLLQMDFIHMAQFLTRLPEDLPSDALFSCIAATQMLSGNRKWAQVFLALMKDSKDAEKTSSPALKSS; the protein is encoded by the exons ATGGAAAATGCCGAGAATGGAGCCTCGCAAATGACATTGTCAACTGATGTAAACGAAAACACGGAAAcgggtatctctctctctggactaACTATCGATGCCTTTGACCGCAACGTTAGTAGTGACAGGGGCGTTTACAAGGGCTGCTCTGAAGGCAAGAAGGATTCAGATGAAGGAAATTCAGAATATGCCACTGATCGTGGTGCAGGGGGACTTCGTGGAGGGGTTGAGTGTGGTGACACTGGAAGTACAATGCTTGGCTTCGTAGCAAAAGGCACATCTGGTGGAACTAAAAACAATTGTGTCACCTCAGACCGACACATCGACTCTTCTTTGAACCAGGTTACCGAGTCAGCGAGACAGTCAATGGTTGAATCAACAGCCGGGGGTCGGGGTACTTCAGCAGGAAGCCCGTCTGGCGTTGCTGATGTTGCAGACTGTCAACCGGACACAGACGAGGCTCACCCTCGGGACTTTTCTGGGACTGTGGGGAAACCCAAGTGTAGCACGGAGCAGGATATGCAAAAAGACACCTCAAACTCTAAAGAGGAGCTTTACGGCACATCGCACTTGTCACCGTCGTGTGATGGACACGAGCATCAGCAGATTTGCCGGTGCCAGGCCTCACAACCTGAGCCGCTGACGCTACGCAATGGGAGCATGAACGGCACCAAACAGCTCCCCCCTGTCAGTGATTCATGCAGCGAATTTCAGAGGGAGCCTATAGAAAAAGTAGGTAACGTTAAAATGGCTAACGGAGAAGTTATGTCAACGGAGAACAGGGAAGGGTCGGAGGCCCAATCGACACAATCTCTAGGAACTGAGGCATGTCTATCAAATCCGCCGGTGGAAAATCCCTTGCCCTTTTCAGTGCTGCAAAGCAGCCGCACTGAATGCAGGGCCTCGGCGTCCTGCACCGGCGAACCGCTGAAAGAAGACAGTGATGTGTTTGACGATTCATACTCTTCTCCATCACGCCAGATTCACGGGGTTGACCCAGTCCCCAGTGTTGAATTGACCATAGAGTCTGATACGGAAACTACCATTAGGCCACAGTCTCTGAAATCTATCACCAACAGCACGCACTTTCTAAGCTGCGATTCCACTCCGCTGAGCCCAGAGAAGAGCAACGCTTTCCTGCGACCCGGTGTGGAGCGGGACCTAAATTTCATGGATGTCAATCTGAACTCTAGGAACACATATGAAATCAGTCGACGCCAGAGCGCCCCCGACAACATGCCGGGGGCGACAAGTGTCCCCTCGCCCGTTGCTTCCGATCAGATGGCAAAACAGAAAAAGCAGGGCATCTCTGATTTCTTTGGCAG GGGCTTGTTTTCAAAGAAGCAGTGCGAGCAGCACAGTGCTCCAGGCTGGAAGCTCTTTGGAAAGGTTCCCCCCAGAGAGAACTGCCCAAAGGATTCCAGAACTATTCAGCAG gaCAGTAACCAGGGCAGCCTAACATCTGTTTCCACACCCAGTCTCTTAGGCCCGGCG GAGTACGAGGCCAAAAGGGTTCAGACGGgtcactctcctccctctcaggcGGCCCACTGCGTAGCGGGCCGCCGCAAGAACCTGGAGTTTGAGCCGCTCTCCACCACCGCACTTATACTGGAGGACAGACCAGC GAACCTTCCGGCAAAATCCACTGAGGAGGCCCAACGGCATAGGCACGAGTACGATGAGATGGTGGCCGAGGCCAAAAAAAGGG AGCTGAAGGAGgcccagaggaagaagaagatgatgaaggagcgcatcaaacaggaagagagCATCGCCAGTGCCATGGTGGCCTGGAACAACGAGATCCTGCCCAACTGGGAGAGCAT GCGTGGCACCCGCCGCGTGAGGGAGCTTTGGTGGCAGGGTCTGCCACCCAACGTCCGCGGCAAAGTCTGGAGCCTGGCAGTCGGGAACGAGCTCAACATCACTCCCG AGCTGTATGAGATCTTCCTCTCCAGGGCCAAGGAACGATGGAGGATTTTCAGTGAAACAGGCtcggagacggagacagagg CAGAGTCGGGGGCGGACCGAGAGTCCAGTCTGGAGGTGATCAAGCTGGACATATCACGCACTTTCCCCTCCTTGTTCATCTTCCAGAAG GGCGGGCCATACCATGATGTCCTGCACAGTATCTTGGGGGCGTACACCTGTTACAGGCCAGACGTGGGATAC gtCCAGGGAATGTCCTTCATTGCTGCTGTGTTGATCCTCAACCTGGAAGAGCCTGACGCCTTCATCGCCTTCGCAAACCTCCTTAACAAGCCCTGCCAGCTGGCCTTCTTCAGGGTGGACCATGAACTG aTGATGAAGTACTTTGCTTCATTTGAGGTGTTCTTTGAGGAGAACCTCCCCCGGCTGTTTAACCACTTCAAGAGCTGCAGCCTCACCCCAGACCTCTACCTGATAGACTG GATCTTCACGCTCTACAGCCGTCCTCTCCCGCTGGACGTGGCGTGCCGCGTGTGGGACGTGTTCTGCCGGGACGGCGAGGAGTTCCTGTTCCGGACGGGCCTGGGTATCCTGCGTCTCTTTGAGGACGTGCTGCTACAGATGGACTTCATCCACATGGCGCAGTTTCTCACGCGCCTGCCTGAGGACCTGCCCTCCGACGCCCTCTTCTCCTGCATCGCCGCCACGCAGATGCTAAGTGGCAACAGGAAGTGGGCACAG GTCTTCCTCGCGCTCATGAAGGACAGCAAAGACGCAGAGAAGACCAGCAGTCCCGCACTCAAAAGCTCCTAA